A single window of Dermochelys coriacea isolate rDerCor1 chromosome 14, rDerCor1.pri.v4, whole genome shotgun sequence DNA harbors:
- the LOC119842505 gene encoding olfactory receptor 14A16-like, with product MSNQTTRTEFLLLGFSDVPELQILHFVLFLVLYLISLLGNFLIITAIALDHHLHTPMYFFLMNLSILDLGSISVTIPKSMANSLMNTRSISYSGCVAQVFLVVFFASADVAILTIMAYDRYIAICQPLHYETVMNRRACVQMAASAWICVLFYSAVHTGNTFAISFCGGNMVEQFFCEVPQLLKLACPDSDLSEVGFLIFSVCLASSCFVFIIMSYVQIFTTVLRIPSEQGQHKAFSTCLPHLIVVSLVICTGIFAYLKPTSSSPSIPNLSVAVLYSVLPPMMNPIIYSMRNKALKGALNKLIVWRLFSKNKMSLFLLQ from the coding sequence ATGTCCAACCAAACCACCAGGACCGAATTCCTTCTCCTGGGATTCTCTGATGTTCCAGAACTGCAGATTTTACACTTTGTGTTGTTTCTAGTGCTTTACCTGATATCCCTACTGGGGAACTTTCTCATCATCACAGCCATAGCCCTTGACCACCACcttcacacccccatgtacttcttcctgaTGAATCTGTCCATCCTAGACCTTGGCTCCATCTCTGTCACCATCCCCAAATCCATGGCCAACTCCCTCATGAACACAAGATCGATTTCTTATTCTGGATGTGTTGCCCAAGTCTTTCTTGTTGTCTTCTTCGCTTCAGCAGATGTTGCCATACTGACCATCATGGCATACGACCGATACATTGCCATCTGCCAACCACTGCACTATGAGACAGTGATGAACAGACGCGCTTGTGTCCAAATGGCAGCCAGTGCCTGGATCTGTGTTCTTTTCTACTCTGCAGTGCACACTGGAAACACCTTTGCAATATCCTTCTGTGGAGGCAACATGGTGGAGCAGTTCTTCTGTGAAGTCCCCCAGCTACTCAAGCTTGCTTGCCctgactcagacctcagtgaagtCGGATTTCTCATCTTTAGTGTGTGCTTAGCCTCAAGCTGCTTTGTTTTCATTATTATGTCATATGTTCAGATCTTCACCACAGTTCTGAGAATCCCctctgagcagggccagcataaagccttctccacctgcctccctcacctCATTGTGGTCTCCTTGGTTATTTGCACGGGGATCTTTGCCTACTTGAAACCCACCTCCAGCTCTCCATCGATTCCGAACCTCTCGGTGGCTGTTCTCTATTCTGTGTTGCCACCAATGATGAATCCGATTATCTACAGCATGAGAAACAAGGCACTCAAAGGTGCACTGAATAAACTGATAGTTTGGAGGTTATTCTCTAAGAATAAAATGTCCTTATTTCTCCTTCAGTAA
- the LOC119843080 gene encoding LOW QUALITY PROTEIN: olfactory receptor 12D3-like (The sequence of the model RefSeq protein was modified relative to this genomic sequence to represent the inferred CDS: inserted 1 base in 1 codon): MENQTEVNEFIFLGLSNVRGLQCYLFALFLLLYMASVLGNGAVVAVVLAEXRLHTPMYFFLGNLSSLNIFYSTVTVPKMLAGFLSGRQTISFTSCLAQLHFFHFLGSSEAMLLVVMAYDRYVAICNPLRYTLVMSPQVCLLLAAATWATGFLYALMHTVMTSQLHFCGPNRIHHFFCDIKPLLSLACSSTRLNLSLLNTVTGIFGMSPFIITLLSYLYIISFLFLKVLSRESRRKAFSTCTSHLTVIALYYGTVMFPYVGSSSGSSKGEEMIITLVYSVMTPALNPFIYTLKNSEVKYATRKFITRKLFPERN, from the exons ATGGAGAACCAGACAGAGGTGAATGAGTTCATTTTCCTGGGCCTCAGCAATGTGAGGGGTCTGCAGTGCTATCTCTTTGCCCTCTTCCTGCTGCTCTACATGGCCAGCGTGCTGGGGAATGGAGCCGTTGTGGCTGTGGTACTGGCCG CCCGGcttcacacccccatgtacttcttcctgggAAATCTCTCCAGCCTAAACATCTTCTACTCCACAGTCACTGTGCCCAAGATGTTGGCTGGCTTCCTTTCGGGGCGCCAGACCATCTCCTTTACCAGCTGTCTGGCACAGCTCCATTTCTTCCATTTCCTGGGCAGCAGTGAGGCCATGCTGCTGGTTGTCATGGCCTACGACCGCTACGTGGCCATCTGCAACCCACTGCGCTACACACTGGTCATGAGCCCACAGGTCtgcctgctgctggcagcagccacCTGGGCTACTGGCTTCCTGTATGCCCTGATGCACACGGTAATGACCTCCCAGCTGCACTTCTGTGGTCCCAACCGTATCCACCACTTCTTCTGTGACATCAAGCCCCTGCTGAGCCTGGCCTGCAGCAGCACCCGCCTCAACCTGAGCCTCCTCAACACAGTCACTGGGATTTTCGGTATGAGTCCGTTCATCATCACACTCCTCTCCTATCTCTACATCATCTCTTTCCTCTTCCTGAAGGTACTGTCACGGGAAAGCAGGAGAAAGGCCTTCTCCACTTGCACCTCCCACCTCACCGTGATAGCACTGTACTATGGGACAGTGATGTTCCCATACGTGGGTTCTTCTTCAGGAAGCTCCAAGGGAGAAGAGATGATCATCACCCTAGTGTACAGTGTCATGACCCCAGCTCTGAATCCTTTCATCTACACCCTGAAGAACAGTGAGGTGAAATATGCCACCAGGAAATTCATCACTAGAAAACTCTTCCCTGAAAGGAACTGA